One part of the Thermodesulfobacterium commune DSM 2178 genome encodes these proteins:
- a CDS encoding (Fe-S)-binding protein, whose translation MGKSVFESDEALKRELIRCMKCGNCMAVCPVYGTEVKESAVARGKIALGEAYLEGKIRDKDLMNLIYNCLVCKSCMLACPTGVKYDKIILALRHKLAKDLGKPWVKKLAFWALTHPSLFDKGLKAFSKMQGFFLEKRGPKLRAPRAFLRTLGKRFDEYFVLPEFASKSFRDSTPEVVEVSNPQATALFFTGCSINYLYPEIGDDILFVLKKNAIKTLIPKGQNCCGMPVMVHGDIEKAKELAKNNLDLFERINPEYIITGCASCGSALKHEYPMIFEGDQEYETKAKKWAEKVYDITSFLLKVIKLKKPKAELKLKVTYHDPCHLKKSMKVWVEPRELLKAIPGVELVEMKKPDACCGSGGSYHLAYADTSLKILQSKMEDVKNTRAEVVATECPACMMQLGEGTQRYKVNAKVKHVISLLAEAYRRES comes from the coding sequence GTGGGAAAAAGTGTCTTTGAAAGCGATGAGGCTTTAAAGAGAGAACTTATAAGATGTATGAAGTGTGGCAACTGCATGGCTGTTTGTCCTGTTTATGGGACTGAGGTAAAGGAAAGTGCAGTTGCCAGAGGTAAGATTGCCTTAGGAGAGGCCTACTTAGAAGGTAAAATTCGCGATAAGGATCTTATGAACCTTATCTATAACTGTTTGGTATGTAAGTCCTGCATGCTTGCCTGCCCTACAGGGGTAAAGTACGATAAAATTATTTTGGCACTAAGACATAAGCTTGCAAAAGATTTAGGTAAACCTTGGGTAAAAAAATTAGCTTTTTGGGCTTTAACTCATCCATCTCTTTTTGATAAGGGGTTAAAAGCTTTTTCTAAAATGCAAGGGTTCTTTTTAGAAAAACGGGGGCCTAAACTTAGGGCCCCAAGGGCTTTCTTGAGAACCCTTGGAAAGAGGTTTGATGAATACTTTGTGCTTCCAGAGTTTGCCTCTAAGTCTTTTAGGGATAGTACACCTGAGGTGGTAGAGGTCTCCAACCCTCAGGCTACAGCTTTATTTTTCACCGGCTGTTCTATAAACTATCTTTATCCAGAAATAGGAGATGATATTCTTTTTGTTTTAAAGAAAAATGCAATAAAAACTTTAATCCCTAAGGGGCAGAACTGTTGTGGTATGCCAGTTATGGTGCACGGAGATATAGAAAAGGCAAAGGAGCTGGCTAAAAACAACTTGGACCTTTTTGAAAGGATAAACCCAGAATATATCATAACAGGATGTGCTTCTTGTGGAAGTGCTCTAAAACACGAATATCCTATGATCTTTGAAGGTGATCAAGAATACGAGACAAAAGCTAAAAAATGGGCTGAAAAGGTATACGATATTACCAGTTTTCTTTTAAAAGTTATCAAGCTTAAAAAGCCAAAGGCAGAGTTAAAGCTTAAGGTAACCTATCATGATCCCTGTCATCTTAAAAAATCTATGAAGGTTTGGGTAGAGCCAAGAGAACTCTTAAAAGCTATTCCAGGGGTTGAGTTGGTCGAGATGAAAAAACCAGATGCCTGTTGTGGAAGCGGTGGTTCTTATCACTTAGCTTACGCAGATACCAGCTTAAAGATACTTCAGTCCAAGATGGAAGACGTAAAAAATACCAGAGCAGAGGTGGTAGCCACAGAATGTCCTGCCTGCATGATGCAGTTAGGAGAAGGTACACAAAGGTATAAGGTTAATGCAAAGGTAAAACATGTGATAAGCCTGCTTGCAGAGGCTTACAGGAGGGAATCATAA
- a CDS encoding FAD-binding oxidoreductase — protein sequence MLSNAFINACISLLGEENVLTKESELITYSYDATPGIPREIPGAVLFPQTTEQVQGIVKLCRENKVPIYPRGAGTCLSGGPVPLSKGVVISFQRMNKILEIDTDNLTATVQPGVVVATLNAEVAKYGLIYPPDPGSMAVATIGGTVAENAGGLRGLKYGVTKHYVMGMEVVLPTGEVFRFGGKTVKNVTAYDFTGLFVGSEGTLGIITEVILKLIPAPKYRKSMIAFFGTLEDAGQTVTDIIRAHVIPATLEIMDNMTIRTVENFAKVGLPTDAAALLLIEVDGNGKDGVEEEATKVIEVIQKNKGTYKVAETDQERDNLWAARRAALPALAQIKPATVLEDATVPRTKIVDMLRAIQEIAKKYNLTIGTFGHAGDGNLHPTILVDPMDKDEMARLDKAIDEIFEAALKLGGTLSGEHGIGIAKKKYLKNEIGSSGIEVMKRLKKALDPDNILNPGKLVPMED from the coding sequence ATGTTAAGTAATGCCTTTATAAATGCCTGTATTTCTCTCTTAGGAGAGGAAAATGTTTTAACCAAAGAATCAGAGCTTATAACCTACAGTTATGATGCTACCCCAGGGATTCCCAGGGAAATTCCTGGGGCGGTGCTTTTCCCTCAAACTACAGAGCAGGTACAGGGAATAGTTAAGCTTTGTCGAGAGAATAAAGTACCTATCTATCCAAGAGGGGCAGGGACCTGTTTAAGCGGGGGCCCTGTCCCCTTAAGTAAAGGAGTGGTAATCTCCTTTCAAAGGATGAACAAGATTTTAGAAATAGATACTGACAATCTTACCGCAACGGTGCAACCTGGGGTGGTAGTAGCTACCCTTAATGCAGAGGTGGCTAAGTATGGTTTAATCTATCCTCCAGACCCTGGGTCTATGGCAGTGGCTACCATCGGAGGAACCGTAGCAGAAAACGCAGGTGGTTTAAGAGGTCTTAAGTATGGGGTTACCAAACACTATGTAATGGGTATGGAGGTGGTTCTACCTACTGGAGAGGTGTTTAGATTTGGAGGAAAAACCGTTAAAAACGTTACCGCCTATGATTTTACCGGACTCTTTGTAGGGTCTGAAGGAACCTTGGGTATTATTACCGAGGTAATTTTAAAGCTTATCCCTGCACCTAAGTACAGAAAATCTATGATAGCCTTTTTTGGTACCCTTGAAGATGCAGGACAAACGGTTACAGACATCATAAGGGCTCACGTTATACCTGCTACTTTAGAGATTATGGATAACATGACCATACGGACTGTAGAAAACTTTGCTAAAGTAGGTCTACCTACCGATGCTGCTGCGTTGTTGCTTATAGAGGTCGACGGAAACGGAAAAGATGGGGTAGAGGAAGAGGCAACAAAGGTAATAGAGGTAATACAAAAAAATAAAGGAACATACAAAGTTGCAGAAACAGACCAAGAAAGAGACAACCTCTGGGCAGCAAGAAGGGCAGCTCTTCCTGCTTTGGCTCAAATAAAGCCGGCTACAGTGTTAGAGGACGCAACTGTTCCTAGAACTAAGATTGTAGACATGTTAAGAGCTATCCAGGAAATCGCTAAAAAATACAATCTTACCATAGGAACCTTTGGTCATGCTGGAGACGGGAACCTTCATCCCACCATCTTGGTTGACCCTATGGATAAAGACGAGATGGCAAGACTTGATAAAGCCATAGACGAAATCTTTGAGGCTGCTTTAAAGCTTGGAGGAACGCTTTCAGGAGAACATGGAATAGGGATAGCCAAGAAAAAGTATCTGAAGAATGAAATCGGTAGCTCTGGCATTGAGGTTATGAAACGTCTTAAAAAGGCTTTGGACCCTGACAATATTTTAAATCCTGGAAAATTAGTCCCTATGGAGGATTAA